In Nitrospira sp., one genomic interval encodes:
- a CDS encoding LysR family transcriptional regulator, translating to MPRPDLNLLVTLDVLLAEGSVARAARRLRLSPSAMSRALARLRTTTGDPLLVRAGRGLVPTPRALELRERVGHLVQEAEAVLRPAEQLHLNVLVRTFTLRTSEGFVENFGPALIARIGLEAPGVRLRFLQKPDKDSAPLRTGAVDLETGVVEQTTAQEFRVQALFNDRFIGVVRMGHPLTKDKVTPSRYAAGGHVAVSREGLKQGPIDDALKQIGLEREIVAVVAGFATAVALARASDLIVTVPERHTGILRTGMHSFALPISTPEFTVSLLWHPRLDADPAHRWLRGCVREVCTQHPNA from the coding sequence ATGCCTCGGCCGGATCTCAACCTCCTGGTGACGCTCGATGTGCTGCTGGCGGAAGGCAGCGTGGCTCGCGCCGCCCGACGGTTACGGCTGAGCCCGTCGGCTATGAGCCGCGCGCTCGCGCGACTGCGCACGACGACCGGCGATCCGCTATTGGTCCGGGCCGGACGCGGTCTCGTCCCGACGCCACGAGCGCTCGAACTCCGGGAGCGAGTCGGTCATCTCGTGCAGGAAGCGGAAGCGGTGTTACGCCCGGCGGAGCAGCTCCATCTCAACGTGCTCGTCAGAACGTTCACCCTGCGGACCAGCGAAGGCTTTGTGGAAAATTTCGGGCCGGCCCTCATTGCCCGTATCGGCTTGGAGGCGCCCGGCGTCCGGCTGCGTTTCCTACAGAAGCCGGATAAAGACAGTGCTCCCCTACGCACCGGAGCCGTCGATCTGGAAACCGGCGTTGTTGAGCAGACGACGGCTCAGGAGTTTCGTGTGCAGGCCCTGTTCAACGACCGGTTCATCGGCGTCGTCCGAATGGGGCACCCGCTGACCAAGGACAAGGTCACGCCTTCCCGATATGCGGCGGGCGGGCACGTTGCTGTCTCTCGGGAAGGCCTGAAACAGGGCCCCATTGATGATGCCTTGAAGCAGATAGGACTGGAGAGGGAGATTGTGGCGGTCGTCGCTGGGTTCGCCACGGCCGTGGCGCTGGCCCGCGCTTCCGACCTGATCGTCACCGTCCCCGAACGACATACCGGCATCTTACGAACCGGCATGCATAGCTTCGCCCTCCCGATCTCGACGCCGGAGTTCACGGTGTCGTTGCTT